One Myxococcales bacterium genomic region harbors:
- a CDS encoding SDR family oxidoreductase, giving the protein MSSQRVVLVVGAYGGIGSSLCRLLAAEGVKLLLAGRDAEKLRALADEVSGETAVVDARDPDALGAEVAAAVARHGRVDGAVNLAGSIVLKPAHATSLSEWSDVISTNLLTAFSLVRAAAPSMARTGGGSIVLVASAASRVGLANHEAIAAAKGGVTSLGMSAAATYAPRGVRVNVVAPGLVRTPLSARIVANKASEDASLAMHPLGRLGEPEDVARAIAFLLSPMQAWLTGQVLGVDGGLATVRPRSA; this is encoded by the coding sequence ATGTCCTCGCAACGCGTCGTGCTCGTCGTGGGAGCCTACGGTGGAATCGGGAGCTCGCTCTGCCGCCTCCTCGCGGCCGAAGGAGTGAAGCTCCTGCTCGCCGGGAGGGACGCCGAGAAGCTCCGCGCCCTCGCGGACGAGGTGTCGGGCGAGACCGCGGTGGTGGACGCGCGTGATCCCGACGCGCTCGGAGCCGAGGTCGCCGCTGCCGTCGCGCGCCACGGACGCGTCGACGGGGCCGTGAACCTCGCGGGCTCGATCGTGCTGAAGCCCGCGCACGCGACCTCGCTGTCCGAGTGGAGCGACGTCATCTCGACGAACCTGCTCACGGCGTTCTCTCTCGTACGCGCCGCGGCGCCGTCGATGGCCCGAACGGGCGGTGGCTCGATCGTGCTCGTGGCGTCGGCCGCTTCACGCGTGGGCCTCGCGAACCACGAGGCGATCGCGGCCGCAAAAGGCGGCGTCACGAGCCTCGGCATGTCGGCGGCGGCCACGTACGCCCCTCGTGGCGTGCGCGTGAACGTCGTCGCGCCGGGGCTCGTGCGAACCCCGCTCTCGGCGCGCATCGTGGCCAACAAGGCGTCCGAGGACGCGAGCCTCGCCATGCACCCGCTCGGGCGGCTCGGTGAGCCGGAGGACGTCGCCCGCGCCATCGCGTTTTTGCTGTCCCCCATGCAGGCGTGGCTCACGGGTCAGGTGCTCGGTGTCGACGGAGGGCTCGCCACGGTGCGGCCCCGCAGCGCGTGA
- a CDS encoding CapA family protein — protein MLVVACGAASRTGDVSRAAAPPIDASLGIDAASADAHPTELSVTAPHDAAPPPRDRVVVVAGGDVELARATGKKLLADPSYDPLFGVAKVLSTGDVRFVNLESQLAETGGVTMSSTNPLVFVGPPVGADALARAKITVVSTANNHAWDFGRRALLETIENLDRVGVKHAGTGKTLDDAERAVIVDVSGFRVAFFAVTDIFNLGPLEKHPARDHLARADEASLPRRIAELRRSGGADAVLVSYHGGDEYQDAPLARTRSIVRAAIDAGADAVLGHHTHVLQGIEWRAGKPILYGMGNLLMQRHKDVPATGYGYLARLVLSRGRAPELEVCPFRTVGLVPVPFVGDPGRSVYEREVFLRLRRTSSHVSQSLAISTTGDDGCARVRPADPS, from the coding sequence GTGCTCGTCGTGGCGTGCGGAGCGGCCTCGCGTACCGGGGACGTGTCGCGCGCCGCGGCCCCGCCGATCGACGCGTCGCTCGGGATCGACGCGGCCTCGGCCGACGCCCATCCGACCGAGCTGTCGGTCACGGCCCCGCACGACGCAGCGCCCCCTCCGCGTGATCGCGTGGTGGTCGTCGCAGGCGGCGACGTCGAGCTCGCGCGCGCGACCGGCAAGAAGCTCCTCGCCGACCCTTCCTACGATCCGCTCTTCGGCGTCGCGAAGGTCCTATCGACTGGCGACGTTCGTTTCGTGAACCTCGAGTCGCAGCTCGCCGAGACGGGCGGCGTGACGATGTCGAGCACGAACCCGCTCGTGTTCGTGGGGCCGCCCGTCGGCGCCGACGCCCTCGCGCGGGCGAAGATCACCGTCGTGTCGACTGCCAACAACCACGCTTGGGACTTCGGGCGTCGGGCCTTGCTCGAGACGATCGAGAACCTGGATCGGGTCGGAGTGAAGCACGCGGGGACGGGCAAGACCCTGGACGACGCCGAGCGCGCGGTCATCGTGGACGTGTCGGGCTTTCGCGTCGCGTTCTTCGCGGTGACCGACATCTTCAACTTGGGGCCGCTCGAGAAGCACCCCGCGAGGGACCACCTCGCGCGCGCCGACGAGGCCTCGCTCCCTCGCCGCATCGCCGAGCTCCGGAGGTCGGGTGGCGCCGACGCCGTCCTCGTGAGCTACCACGGAGGCGACGAGTACCAAGACGCCCCGCTCGCGCGCACCCGTAGCATCGTGCGCGCGGCGATCGACGCGGGCGCCGACGCGGTGCTCGGGCACCACACCCATGTGCTCCAGGGCATCGAGTGGCGCGCGGGCAAACCCATCCTCTACGGCATGGGGAATCTGCTCATGCAGCGCCACAAGGACGTGCCCGCGACGGGGTACGGGTACCTCGCGAGGCTCGTGCTCTCGCGCGGCCGCGCCCCCGAGCTCGAGGTGTGCCCGTTCCGCACCGTGGGCCTCGTGCCCGTGCCATTCGTCGGGGATCCTGGCCGCTCGGTGTACGAGCGCGAGGTGTTCCTTCGCCTGCGGCGCACGAGCTCCCACGTGTCGCAGTCGCTCGCGATCTCCACGACCGGAGACGACGGGTGCGCCCGCGTGCGCCCCGCCGATCCGTCGTGA
- a CDS encoding protein kinase translates to MARLVGYELGDRFARGGMAEVFLANPPPHLRAELGDHVAVKQLLPELEAKDEFLDMFLEEGKLALLLEHPNLVRTVGVGTIEGRHAIVMELLRGSDLRKLCKSAKKHGIGVPIEVVVRIAIDACRGLHAAHEARGRDGEPLYVVHRDVSPQNIFVGIDGAVKVVDFGIAKSNLRGYETQGGMLKGKVPYMAPEQIKCEALDRRADVYAMGVTLYECILDARPYAVPNATEFALMLAIAKHDIVAPRERSASFPVELEKMVLRAIAFDPDDRHPTCAALADDLERGAKSADRSAVARWVAEIFDRAGRRNKGEEATLAPQSREPSPREAREAQRRLEAHAVVAAIEHVAGLTVVRFEGRIDERFSGRELGSALSGSLVLDLAGVERITSYGVRAWLEMLEAIPTDAEVHLYRCSEAVVAQLASSSAFAGRARVVSFVVPVVCDDCGATSQLAIDVERSRDVLLDGRTPERPCERCGGRPRLDDDPSILGFVRKHAGSPLPARVRTVVDELDVRHESGIGDVLEKIVTADETRIVVRRAPRRALRLGRALDGVEGKLVIDFRGMPTMDGATSAAVLAALRGLDDEVTAIDLREVPEALARVAFEARPSARMRVLTVVTEGYCGSCSASRLGRVDGASYARALASSSPPAAECRRCGATLGSQGVPHESAHDGDALPGEPVAAVQRPMNVRSARRHLVLLVLGVVLAAAATAGALARRHAVFVEPDTRQPRTTTTPLPPRFPT, encoded by the coding sequence ATGGCGCGCCTCGTCGGATACGAGCTCGGCGACCGCTTCGCGCGTGGAGGCATGGCGGAGGTGTTCCTCGCCAACCCTCCGCCGCACCTCCGCGCGGAGCTCGGCGATCACGTGGCCGTAAAGCAGCTCTTGCCGGAGCTCGAGGCCAAGGACGAGTTTTTGGACATGTTCCTCGAGGAGGGAAAGCTCGCCCTCCTCCTCGAGCACCCGAACCTCGTGCGGACTGTCGGCGTCGGTACCATCGAGGGGCGACACGCCATCGTCATGGAGCTCCTGCGAGGCAGCGATCTCCGAAAACTGTGCAAATCCGCCAAAAAGCACGGGATCGGGGTCCCCATCGAGGTCGTCGTGCGCATCGCCATCGACGCCTGCCGTGGGCTTCACGCGGCGCACGAGGCGCGCGGGCGGGACGGCGAGCCGCTCTACGTGGTGCACCGTGACGTCTCGCCGCAGAACATCTTCGTCGGCATCGACGGGGCGGTGAAGGTCGTCGACTTCGGGATCGCGAAGAGCAACCTGCGCGGCTACGAGACCCAAGGAGGCATGCTCAAGGGCAAGGTGCCCTACATGGCGCCCGAGCAGATCAAGTGCGAGGCCCTCGATCGGCGCGCCGACGTGTACGCGATGGGGGTGACCCTGTACGAGTGCATCCTCGACGCGCGCCCGTACGCCGTGCCGAACGCCACCGAGTTCGCTCTCATGCTCGCCATCGCGAAGCACGACATCGTCGCGCCTCGGGAGCGCTCCGCGTCGTTCCCGGTGGAGCTCGAGAAGATGGTGCTCCGCGCCATCGCGTTCGACCCCGACGATCGACACCCGACGTGCGCCGCGCTCGCCGACGACCTCGAGCGAGGGGCGAAGAGCGCCGATCGGAGCGCCGTCGCGCGGTGGGTCGCCGAGATCTTCGACAGGGCCGGGAGGCGAAACAAGGGGGAGGAGGCCACCCTCGCGCCCCAGTCCCGCGAGCCGTCGCCTCGCGAAGCGCGTGAAGCCCAGAGGCGGCTCGAGGCTCACGCGGTCGTGGCGGCGATCGAGCACGTCGCGGGCCTCACGGTCGTCCGCTTCGAGGGGCGCATCGACGAGCGCTTCTCGGGGAGAGAGCTCGGCTCGGCCCTGTCGGGATCGCTCGTGCTCGACCTCGCCGGGGTCGAGCGCATCACGTCGTACGGAGTGCGCGCGTGGCTCGAGATGCTCGAGGCCATCCCGACCGACGCCGAGGTGCACCTCTACCGGTGCTCCGAGGCCGTGGTCGCTCAGCTCGCATCGTCGTCGGCGTTCGCGGGGCGAGCGCGCGTCGTCTCGTTCGTGGTTCCCGTGGTGTGCGACGACTGCGGGGCGACGTCGCAGCTCGCGATCGACGTAGAGCGCTCCCGCGACGTCCTGCTCGACGGTCGAACCCCCGAGCGGCCGTGCGAGCGTTGCGGCGGAAGGCCGCGGCTCGACGACGACCCCTCGATCCTCGGCTTCGTCCGCAAGCACGCGGGCTCGCCCTTACCCGCGCGAGTGCGAACGGTGGTCGACGAGCTCGACGTGCGCCACGAGAGCGGCATCGGCGACGTGCTCGAGAAGATCGTCACGGCGGACGAGACGCGGATCGTCGTGCGGCGGGCGCCCCGGAGGGCCCTTCGGCTCGGAAGAGCGCTCGACGGCGTCGAGGGCAAGCTGGTCATCGACTTTCGGGGCATGCCCACGATGGACGGCGCTACCTCGGCGGCCGTGCTCGCGGCGCTTCGTGGTCTCGACGACGAGGTGACCGCCATCGATCTGCGCGAGGTGCCCGAGGCGCTCGCCCGGGTCGCGTTCGAGGCGCGCCCCTCCGCGCGGATGCGGGTCCTGACGGTGGTGACCGAGGGGTATTGCGGGAGTTGCTCGGCCTCGCGGCTCGGGCGTGTCGACGGGGCGTCGTACGCGAGGGCCCTCGCGTCCTCCTCTCCACCCGCGGCGGAGTGCCGTCGTTGCGGGGCGACGCTCGGCTCCCAGGGCGTGCCGCACGAGAGCGCTCACGACGGCGACGCGCTCCCCGGCGAGCCTGTCGCGGCGGTTCAGCGCCCGATGAATGTCCGCTCGGCCCGCAGGCACCTCGTCTTGCTCGTGCTCGGCGTCGTCCTCGCCGCTGCCGCGACGGCCGGAGCGCTGGCGCGACGACACGCCGTTTTCGTGGAGCCCGACACGAGACAGCCTCGAACGACCACGACGCCCCTCCCGCCGAGGTTCCCGACGTGA
- a CDS encoding FIST C-terminal domain-containing protein, with product MPRVEAAAPASVTAPATFTTSRWAYSVAEKRFSLSTFPKVDSPRTLVLAFGDASVIDDPSPFERLAKELPTSIIVGCSSAGEIHGTLVRDGSLSITATRFAKTDLALASFEVKSAEDSRPVGRALAKRLLAEKPGLRAVLVLSDGLAVNGSELVRGINETLDPSVVVTGGLAGDGSRFERTWVAVGGRVARNVIAAVGFYGDHVVVGHGSKGGWDTFGPERVVTRSEGNVLYELDGKPALALYKEYLGEKAKDLPASGLLFPLAMRASSRDEKILVRTLLAVDHERGSMTFAGDLPRGHLVQLMRADFDKLVGGASLAATAVRGIGNEDKSLTIAISCVGRRLVLGDRTEEEVEAVKEALPNHGEKSEVTGFYSYGEISPYATGHCDLHNQTMTLTVISESSTPLERLEPIEDPTRARMPPGPRVSEAPLPVAPPRRDPPSVAVDATIAPPVSTSQVRVPVDTSAIPVVVRATNRVASASASTVVTETLNDTTVLRMSGRVSESFKGDAVGSALSGVVVIDLAEVERVTSYGVREWLAMLGCAKNARSITFARCSEAIVNQLGMIRKFAGAGHVASFFAPYQCTRCGEPFERLFDVERDRDAILAAAPPEASCPACGAKGRFDDEPETYFAFARPHVGTPVEPSVRAVLSHLAETRPETRNDPVDKTVEGDTTRVRLQTKLTADLRWKRIFDGVEGNLVVDLGAAGAPDASAVRALEAGLSAIAPDLSRVTLERCPEAMLDKLEALRALPGFQLASAMMDGFCPSCDVPRAAYVSTSEHAEVIASGRAPAVPCKRCGAPLTIAGISRLAEATTRPAVRSEPQPVAIPAAVRTAADSGNRRWRSPMVVVGAASAAFALSLVAYLGTRPPPAPGHVEPVATAAPAPSAKPSVGSTEPPPWTERDLVIGAEEVTVVGRADSGLALDAALKQARSAAILRVVQELGRELSGSPVYEFVAARVHGEAPRSDAAVVDRFVAQCGTFASLERVETWFGPAGPGFVKFRLERAAYQKAVALYRETAQVQGMVVGRVFPTLERAFHSEGEIVVLSVQKGRLAEGAGVRPGDVVLAVESRHVASPEAFAKTMSEAYTQTPPRGALAVDVEAAGARRTVRFYKAPPTP from the coding sequence ATGCCCCGGGTCGAGGCTGCCGCGCCGGCGTCCGTGACAGCGCCCGCCACGTTCACCACCTCCCGGTGGGCGTACTCGGTCGCCGAGAAGCGCTTCAGCCTCTCGACGTTCCCCAAGGTCGACTCGCCTCGCACCCTCGTCCTCGCGTTCGGCGACGCGTCGGTCATCGACGATCCGTCCCCCTTCGAGCGCCTCGCGAAGGAGCTGCCGACCTCGATCATCGTCGGGTGCTCGAGCGCCGGAGAGATCCACGGGACCCTCGTGCGAGACGGCTCGCTCTCGATCACGGCCACGAGGTTCGCCAAGACGGACCTCGCGCTCGCGTCGTTCGAGGTCAAGTCCGCCGAGGATTCTCGCCCCGTCGGCCGCGCGCTCGCCAAGCGGCTGCTGGCCGAGAAACCCGGGCTCCGCGCCGTGCTCGTCCTCTCCGACGGGCTCGCCGTGAACGGGAGCGAGCTCGTGCGCGGGATCAACGAGACGCTCGACCCGTCCGTGGTGGTCACGGGAGGCCTCGCTGGCGACGGCTCGCGCTTCGAGCGAACGTGGGTCGCCGTCGGAGGGCGCGTGGCCCGCAACGTCATCGCCGCGGTCGGCTTCTACGGCGATCACGTCGTCGTGGGGCACGGCTCGAAGGGCGGATGGGACACGTTCGGGCCCGAGCGCGTGGTGACACGCTCCGAGGGGAACGTGCTCTACGAGCTCGACGGGAAGCCGGCGCTCGCGCTCTACAAGGAATACCTCGGCGAGAAGGCGAAAGATCTCCCGGCGTCGGGCCTGCTCTTCCCGCTCGCGATGCGGGCCTCGTCGAGGGACGAGAAGATCCTCGTGAGGACGCTGCTCGCCGTCGACCACGAACGAGGGTCGATGACCTTCGCCGGCGACCTGCCGCGCGGACACCTGGTGCAGCTCATGCGCGCCGACTTCGACAAGCTCGTGGGCGGAGCCTCACTCGCCGCCACGGCGGTTCGTGGGATCGGCAACGAGGACAAGAGCCTCACGATCGCCATCAGCTGCGTCGGTAGACGGCTCGTGCTCGGGGATCGCACCGAGGAAGAAGTGGAGGCCGTCAAGGAGGCGCTGCCCAACCACGGGGAGAAGTCCGAGGTCACCGGCTTCTATTCGTACGGAGAGATCTCCCCCTACGCGACCGGCCACTGCGACCTCCACAACCAGACCATGACGTTGACGGTGATCTCCGAGTCGTCGACGCCGCTCGAGCGCCTCGAGCCCATCGAGGACCCGACACGCGCGCGCATGCCACCCGGTCCGCGCGTGAGCGAGGCCCCCCTCCCCGTCGCGCCCCCGAGGCGCGATCCTCCGAGCGTGGCCGTGGACGCGACCATCGCCCCGCCGGTGAGCACGAGCCAGGTTCGCGTCCCGGTCGATACGTCGGCGATCCCCGTGGTGGTGCGCGCGACGAACCGCGTCGCGTCGGCCAGCGCGTCGACGGTCGTCACCGAGACCCTGAACGACACGACGGTCCTCCGGATGAGCGGCCGTGTGTCCGAGTCGTTCAAGGGGGACGCCGTCGGCTCGGCGCTCTCCGGGGTCGTCGTGATCGACCTCGCAGAGGTCGAGCGCGTGACGTCGTACGGCGTCCGCGAGTGGCTCGCCATGCTGGGCTGCGCCAAGAACGCGCGCTCGATCACGTTCGCGAGGTGCTCCGAGGCCATCGTGAACCAGCTCGGAATGATTCGAAAATTCGCCGGAGCGGGGCACGTCGCCTCGTTCTTCGCGCCGTACCAGTGCACACGCTGCGGCGAGCCGTTCGAGCGCCTCTTCGACGTGGAGCGTGACCGTGACGCCATCTTGGCCGCCGCGCCGCCCGAGGCCTCGTGCCCGGCGTGCGGCGCGAAGGGGCGCTTCGACGACGAGCCCGAGACCTACTTCGCGTTCGCGCGTCCCCACGTCGGCACTCCCGTCGAGCCATCGGTGCGCGCAGTACTCTCTCACCTCGCGGAGACGAGACCCGAGACCCGCAACGACCCGGTCGACAAGACGGTCGAGGGCGACACGACCCGCGTGCGCCTCCAGACCAAGCTCACGGCCGATCTCCGCTGGAAGCGCATCTTCGACGGCGTCGAAGGCAACCTGGTGGTCGACCTCGGCGCGGCCGGCGCGCCCGACGCAAGCGCCGTTCGAGCGCTCGAGGCCGGGCTCTCGGCGATCGCACCGGATCTGAGCCGTGTCACGCTCGAGCGGTGCCCCGAGGCGATGCTCGACAAGCTCGAGGCGCTCCGGGCCCTCCCGGGCTTCCAGCTGGCCTCGGCCATGATGGACGGGTTTTGTCCGAGCTGCGACGTCCCGCGGGCCGCGTACGTGTCGACCTCGGAGCATGCCGAGGTGATCGCGAGCGGTCGAGCCCCGGCGGTCCCCTGCAAACGATGCGGCGCGCCCCTCACCATCGCGGGGATCTCTCGGCTCGCCGAAGCGACGACACGACCCGCGGTGCGGTCCGAGCCCCAGCCCGTGGCCATCCCGGCTGCAGTCCGAACGGCTGCCGACTCGGGGAATCGACGATGGCGCTCCCCCATGGTCGTCGTCGGTGCGGCGAGCGCGGCCTTCGCCCTGAGCCTCGTGGCCTACCTCGGGACGCGCCCTCCGCCCGCACCGGGCCACGTCGAGCCCGTCGCCACGGCCGCACCCGCGCCGAGCGCGAAGCCGAGCGTCGGGAGCACCGAGCCACCCCCGTGGACCGAGCGTGATCTCGTCATCGGCGCCGAAGAAGTAACGGTGGTCGGCCGTGCGGACTCAGGTCTGGCGCTCGACGCCGCGCTGAAACAGGCGAGGAGCGCCGCGATCCTCCGGGTGGTCCAAGAGCTCGGCCGAGAGCTCTCGGGTAGCCCGGTCTACGAGTTCGTCGCGGCGCGTGTGCACGGAGAGGCACCGCGGTCCGACGCGGCCGTGGTGGACCGCTTCGTGGCCCAATGCGGGACGTTCGCTTCGCTCGAGCGCGTGGAGACCTGGTTCGGGCCGGCGGGGCCGGGGTTCGTCAAGTTCCGGCTCGAGCGCGCGGCCTACCAGAAGGCTGTCGCGCTCTACCGCGAGACCGCACAAGTCCAAGGGATGGTCGTCGGACGGGTGTTCCCGACGCTCGAGCGTGCCTTCCACTCCGAGGGCGAGATCGTGGTCCTCTCCGTGCAGAAGGGTCGCCTCGCCGAGGGGGCCGGGGTTCGCCCGGGCGACGTCGTTCTCGCCGTGGAGAGCCGCCACGTCGCGAGCCCCGAGGCCTTCGCGAAGACCATGTCGGAGGCGTACACACAGACGCCCCCGCGCGGTGCCCTCGCCGTCGACGTCGAAGCGGCCGGCGCGCGGCGCACCGTGAGGTTCTACAAGGCCCCGCCCACACCCTGA
- a CDS encoding SpoIIE family protein phosphatase, which yields MNASSREQPHDPVLLRQLKRLGASDTSPPDPGTWERLLGVLSDHYRRSAEDRAMLTRSMDLASSEFEVLRTKVEKQRDSFRDTIVALSEALSVFGDAVRTRDAQEDTGITSIEAAKADFSSRLYRIFDAERDASATAEISGLSVSLVKLADQLTRLLDSSAARAAGKKDLEVARAAQRLLVPPHGSIDGAALRITSTFRPAAECGGDLWLVRDLPDGTTLVLVGDVTGHGVAAAILAGVVKGACEAALRDAAGFSSPRALLARLDEVVRECARGEALMTFTAALVDAGRSQVTIANAGHPHTLWLRPGEAKPLVVDGPPLGAGGPVEHREMTFRVDRGDSLVWYTDGLVERENDQGEPFGERRLRAVCQRAALGGAESILALVESTFDTFASPSPDDDDVTLVVGTVK from the coding sequence ATGAACGCGTCCTCTCGCGAGCAGCCCCACGACCCGGTGCTCCTTCGGCAATTGAAGCGCCTCGGCGCATCGGACACGAGCCCACCCGACCCCGGGACATGGGAGCGCCTGCTCGGCGTGCTGAGCGACCACTACCGCCGTTCGGCCGAGGACCGCGCGATGCTCACGCGCTCCATGGACCTCGCGAGCTCCGAGTTCGAGGTGCTGCGCACCAAGGTCGAGAAGCAACGCGACTCGTTCCGGGACACCATCGTGGCCCTCAGCGAGGCCCTTTCGGTCTTCGGAGATGCCGTTCGCACCCGCGACGCCCAGGAAGACACGGGCATCACGTCCATCGAGGCCGCCAAGGCCGACTTCTCGTCTCGTCTCTACCGCATCTTCGACGCCGAGCGCGACGCGTCGGCGACCGCCGAAATCTCGGGCCTCAGCGTGAGCCTCGTGAAGCTCGCCGACCAGCTCACGCGCCTCCTCGACTCGAGCGCCGCGCGAGCCGCCGGAAAGAAGGATCTCGAGGTGGCGCGTGCGGCGCAGCGTCTGCTCGTGCCGCCCCACGGGAGCATCGACGGCGCCGCGCTGCGGATCACGTCGACGTTCCGCCCCGCGGCGGAGTGCGGCGGCGACCTATGGCTCGTTCGGGACCTCCCCGACGGCACGACGCTCGTGCTCGTCGGCGACGTGACCGGCCACGGGGTGGCCGCAGCGATCCTGGCAGGGGTAGTGAAAGGTGCGTGCGAGGCCGCGCTGCGTGATGCCGCTGGCTTCTCGAGCCCGCGCGCGCTGCTCGCGAGGCTCGACGAGGTCGTGCGCGAGTGCGCCCGGGGCGAGGCGCTCATGACCTTCACGGCGGCCCTCGTCGACGCGGGGCGATCGCAGGTGACCATCGCGAACGCCGGACATCCTCACACGCTCTGGTTGCGGCCGGGCGAGGCGAAGCCCCTCGTGGTCGACGGTCCGCCCCTCGGGGCCGGTGGCCCGGTCGAGCACCGCGAGATGACCTTCCGCGTCGACAGGGGAGACTCGCTCGTTTGGTACACCGACGGCCTCGTCGAGCGCGAGAACGACCAAGGCGAGCCCTTCGGGGAGCGGCGCCTCCGCGCGGTGTGCCAACGCGCAGCCCTGGGGGGCGCCGAGTCGATCCTCGCCTTGGTCGAGTCGACGTTCGACACGTTCGCGAGCCCATCCCCCGACGACGACGACGTCACGCTCGTGGTCGGGACCGTCAAATAA